The sequence CACGGCTTCCATTTTCAGTTTGTTCATCCTTTGTTTGGACCGGTACCGCTCCGTACGACACCCCTTACAGTATCTGAAGTATCGGACACGAGGGAGAGCCACGTTGTTGATTTGTAGTGCCTGGCTTCTCTCCATGACATGGATCATTCCCATCCTGGGCTGGCGGATATTCGCTCGGGTCGACCGGAAGCCAGAGCTGGAGAACCTGTGCGACACGGACTTTCGCTTTGTGACGTGGTTCAAAGTTCTGACCGCCATCCTCAACTTCTACATCCCTTCCTTTCTGATGCTCCTGTTCTACTCGCAGATTTTCATCGCAGTCCGCGACCATTACAGAGAATGGGAGAACTTCGCCGGTCCCATGGTGAAAACAGAAGCAGATGATACGTTGGCAAACGGACTGCAGCTGAAGATGACCAATGCCTCGGAGCGAGAGAGGGCCAATTCTCAAAACGAGGGTCTGCTGGATCAGTACAGTCTGGCGCAGCCGTACAACTCGAGGGACATTAACGAGGACAACCCCGATTCCTTGTCTGAGACAAAGAGGAAGAGTTGCTTTAAGAAGAAACCAATGTTCAGTCTTTCGAAACGCATGAGAAAGAGCGTGCAAGACTCTGAGATTTCATTTCAGAGCGACGATGGGGAAACTGTCGCCGAATGCCcgctgagaccgccatccttatCTCTCGCCTTTCTGCAGTCCGACAACAACACCCAGCCCCAAGCCTTCATAAATGTGAATGACTGTAACGTGTTAGTGCCAAACTCCGTTGGGAACATTTGCGAGAGCGCGCAGACGGTGGATATTCACAATTACACCTCGGTTCTCTGCAATCACAGCACTCCACCGTCGCCACCGTCGCCGTGGGCCGAGAGCAGCCCTCCGCTGGACGCCACCGACGCGCTGCCTGCGAAACAAACATGGCAGAAGCTGTGCGAACAGTCCAAGCAGAGCATCCACAGCATGCGCATCCGGAAGGAGAGGAAAGCCGCCAGGCAGCTGGGCTTCATCATTGGTGTCTTTATGGTGTGCTGGATCCCATACTTCATCACCTTCATGGTCATGGCTTTGTGTGAGACTTGTGTCCATCACGACCTTCATATGTTCACCATTTGGCTAGGGTACATCAACTCCACTCTCAATCCCTTCATATACCCACTGTGCAATGAAAACTTCAAAAGGGTGTTCAAAAAGATCTTTCGTATGAATAGATAAGGAGGCGTGAAAACTGTTAGCCTTTCTGCTCCGTTGGTGTTTTTTGTGACTAGTTCTTGTGATCTTGTAAGTACAGAgcaatttttgttatttattgctGAGTGTCGGCTTTGACACGTCTGCAATCTGCATCAGATTACATGATGAATTTATTCAATCCAGAGTGTTGTATTGAAGCACCTATGTTGCTTGGAAGACTTTCAGCACTAAAACAACTCTAGAATGATCACatatcagtgtttctgaacctTTTTCTGAaatcttgagttttcttcacaatattcctcatttaaataattcatgcgcagaataaaggggcggggcctggttgagtgagttagtagtgtgttgaaactggctgttatggtaaggggcgggcatttcccaaacaccaatcacaacacgctgctccagctgaccaatcagagcgcattcagaaggaggggcttcatagagacaggaactaaacaggggtgcgtttcccaacgTAATTTGCTGCATACGATgcatcgttgaacaaatcaactagctagtcaaaACCGCATTGATGGAAACCTGAGTTATAAATGTTTAAGATCaaattaatgctagattttttgctttaaattatGGACATGGCATCTGAAGACTACTTCTCGTTTTTCCTcaattattttgctttatttctagATTCAATCATAGGCTCGTTCTTATGTGGGTcgttgacgaataaggtttttaaaagtgtaaaaaaaaataatggagatataattaatttttaagttttattaattgttaaatatgagattatgtggtttttataattaattaacactgcttttttttttacaagatggacaaaatttgtcaccaaaaaagtcatttggtttaaccaaaatttcagttttaccgaatgacgatattttcaatcaatgctaacaggctgatatctagcaaaaggacaatcaaacattttatatttagtacaagtttttaaaatattacaacattttccatgttttatagcggttgcaccgaatgacctgatgtttcgggacatgcgtatgaacaagtgaaaacatgaatttatcaaatagttactttgcttcatgaccatgtgatcCTTTGCaagtgtctgaatgatgtcacatcctgtcacatgatactgaccgcattacttgatccaaaatggtccctttatatcggttactccgaatgacatcaatgaaattcattctttctcataacaaagcgacgacttctacacataattttaataccattttgatATGtagttaaatataattaaaaccttttggattcaataataGAGATCtagtactaccttacatactttggatgtcatatctttgtttttattattattaaaagctttggacagaaaaatgacccgtcacgtcattgacccgtGTACCAGAGCATGTACACACTTCcttaaaatctcttgacaaagtaaaatatgtaaatgatatTTGTAcgcattcaaaataaaagatacatattgtacttaatgtcagcttgcttatttggCTCAAGATATCaatttattaagtccacatgtgATAAAAACAAGAAAGTATGCTTCTAATCACAGCTCGTTAGCCGTCGTTCAAacacaagtttgcgatgcagTTAGTAAATGCCAAATCACTGAACTATGTTAGTAACGATGGAACTTGCAATGTTAGTTGgctaatgatgcttttgggaaacgcaccccagagcgttactgacagactgggaagagaggagctgcaacaatggagaatatgtggaaaataatcaacattcaagcaggaaaacctgctctagtagagcacaaaaacaacacTGAACACTGATTTCTCTCTGCATGATAATCAAGTAGGTTGGGAATGGCATGCTAGGATATACATGGAACTCCTGGATGATTTACAGTGCAATGTATAAACATCAAATGTAactcattatttgattaaactgtgaaatgcaaagacattaaaacatttttaatacatttttagacaTAACTGGATGCCTGGACAATGTAAGACTGAGGTCATGTGAAACACTGCCTCTAtatcacagaaaaaaacatgcaatAAACAATATAAGACAGAACGCTGGTGTCCGTTTCAGACTGTATTTTGCAGGCCGGTGCAATGACAAGGTGATGACGAAACTGACTACAAAGTTATGGAAAAGCAATTATACTATATATAACACTAACATCTCTTTCATATATCATTTTCTTCTAACAGCAGCCCTCAATTAGTGCCTGTCACTTTCTGTTAAAGCACATGATTGGCTGACTCTATAACCGAGCTCAATCAGATGCTTTTCTTAAGTATGTTTTCAGTATTTTGGGTCTTTATTGGGGGAAATCGAGTCTTTGCAGTGAGGTCTGTGTAGGAGTTTACAGTAAGTGGGAAATgagtaatgtaatttaattaagccttaattaattttattaagccTGATGTCAAGTCACTGTTTCCGCATCTAAACGCCAAAATTAGACAACAAACGGTGCTAAAAAATCATGATCCACCTTCTTTTACCATAAGAGTTCACAGTCGTGTCGAGGCTTCCGGTctgttatgctgcttgatattgcaaactgtTATCATATTCTAATTCATTATCGtaatcataaacacaacttattactaattaattcatttacatgatttacattttgttatttccccattgcagctatattttcaCTTCTTcattgagaaaatgagatggagaaCATCTAAATTCATGCTGAAATCTGAGATGACAGTAATTCAACTCCTATAAATCAATATAATAGACGTCGtcatgaaacaaaaacatgatttgtgtaCAGTGATGTACAGGCATTCAAATCAAACATCTTTGTTTAAACATATACATTATTATAGGCCTAACTATACTACAGTGAATTAATGATTCAGTAAAAGGTCTTATTTGATCTGCAAGGTTACTACAAGTGTGACTACTTTAATAGGTAGATGAACTTGTGTTTATACATTATTAACATACTTTATATCCTGTGGAGAAGATTGCGTGAAGACTGTGTGAAGATTGCTTTATtgaaatattgtgaattatttccAGTTCAAAAATTG comes from Chanodichthys erythropterus isolate Z2021 chromosome 6, ASM2448905v1, whole genome shotgun sequence and encodes:
- the hrh1 gene encoding histamine H1 receptor, with the protein product MCFLTTLTSCDTSDCPMEAATILNATYSQVKRILQDPPEPNVTTPVNASVPFHHHMNNAVLGILLGTLSLMTVIMNLLVLFAVRKERTLHTVGNLYIVSLSVADLIVGATVMPLNLVYLLEDEWKLGHVICQFWLVMDYVASTASIFSLFILCLDRYRSVRHPLQYLKYRTRGRATLLICSAWLLSMTWIIPILGWRIFARVDRKPELENLCDTDFRFVTWFKVLTAILNFYIPSFLMLLFYSQIFIAVRDHYREWENFAGPMVKTEADDTLANGLQLKMTNASERERANSQNEGLLDQYSLAQPYNSRDINEDNPDSLSETKRKSCFKKKPMFSLSKRMRKSVQDSEISFQSDDGETVAECPLRPPSLSLAFLQSDNNTQPQAFINVNDCNVLVPNSVGNICESAQTVDIHNYTSVLCNHSTPPSPPSPWAESSPPLDATDALPAKQTWQKLCEQSKQSIHSMRIRKERKAARQLGFIIGVFMVCWIPYFITFMVMALCETCVHHDLHMFTIWLGYINSTLNPFIYPLCNENFKRVFKKIFRMNR